AACATACAATCCATAAGCGAGTCCGGCGAAGGACACGATGCCTCCAGCCCAAATCGCGAGTAACAAGGGCACATCGGAAAATCCGACGACGCCGGCGACGGCAAGACGAACCATTTTCCAGATCGGATATTTTGTGGCGCCGGCCGCGCGTGGCGGTCGCTCAAATTCGACAATGGCTTGCCGAAAACCGAGCCATGCGAACATGCCACGGACGAAACGATCCTGCTCTCGCATTGCACGAAAGGCATCGAGGACGGTTCGGTCAACAAGCCGGAAGTCTCCCACCTCAGGGGGAATATCGACGGAACAGAGCCGGTCCATGAGGCTGTAGAAGAGCTTCGCTGTCCAGCGTTTAAACGCGGTCTCACCATCTCGGCGGCGGCGTTTGGCATAAACGATCTCGTAACCTTCTCGCCAGCGTGCGATCATTGTGTCAATGACTTCCGGGGGATCCTGGAGATCACCGTCCATGACAATCACTGCTTGACCGCATGCCACGTCCAATCCAGCTGTGATCGCGATCTGATGTCCGAAATTGCGTGATAAACGGACGAAGCGATAACGAGGATCATTTTTGCTTTTGTTGGCAAGTACAATCGGGCCAGTGTCTTTGCTGCCATCATCGACAATGATGACTTCCGAAGCGCCGTCGAGCCGGTCTAGAAGCGCATCCAACCTGTGCAAGAGCAATGGGATGACTGCTTCTTCATTGTAGATTGGGATTACAATGCTATAGACGACGCTGCCGCCGTGGAGATTTTCCATTGTCGTCTCGGGCTGCCAGCTCATAGGCGCAACCTACAGACGATCAGTTAATAAGACGGAAAATTACACTGGCGGTCTGGTTAACGAGCCGCTCCCCTTTCTGCCCCTGCGTGGTTTTAGCGGCGCCAAGCCGTCGCGCTGCCAATCAAGGCTGGCAAATAGCAGTCGTCGCGAAAGCTCTCGGATGTATCGCCCTGCGCTGTGCCGATTTTCGTTCGCCTGCATAGGTCGCCAGCCGAACAAAAAAAGGCCGCCCAGAGGCGGCCTTTCGTTTGCGCATATGCAGTTGCTTAGCGCGAATAGAATTCGATGACGAGGTTCGGTTCCATCACCACCGGATAGGGCACTTCGCGCGGCAGCGGAATGCGCGTCATCTTGGCGTTGAATTTGCCGTGGTCGACCTCGAAATAATCCGGCACGTCGCGTTCGGCGAGGCTGATCGCTTCGAGCACCAGCGTGAGCTGGCGCGAGGTTTCCTTCAGCTCGATGACATCGCCGATCTTCACCTGATACGACGCGATGTTAACGCGCTTGCCGTTCACCTTGATGTGGCCGTGATTGACGAACTGGCGCGCGGCGAACACGGTCGGCACGAACTTCGCGCGGTAGATCACCGCGTCGAGACGGCGCTCCAACAGGCCGATCATATTGTCACCCGAATCGCCCTTCATGCGGATCGCTTCGGCATAATATTTGCGGAATTGCCGCTCGGAAATATTGCCGTAATAGCCCTTCAGCTTTTGCTTGGCCTTAAGCTGCGTGCCGAAGTCGGAGAGCTTGCCCTTGCGGCGCTGGCCGTGCTGGCCGGGGCCGTATTCGCGGCGATTGACGGGGCTCTTGGGGCGACCCCAAATGTTTTGCCCCATGCGGCGGTCAATTTTATACTTGGCTTCTGCGCGTTTGGTCATCGCGTCCTCGAAATTGCAAGCGAGAACGCGCGCGCCGACGCCAGAGCGTCTCGCCACATCGCGTCCCCGCCAATGAAATAAGCTTGCCTTTACAAAGACATGCTGGCGGAGGTCCGCGCCCTCCTCTGCGGGGAAACCTTGCTCTGCAAGGAAACCTCGCCGACAGGCCCTCTTTCAGAGCTAAGCTCAAAGAGCGCCACGGGTGCGCATGGCGAAAATCGCCATGAAAGAAGGCGCCCCGAAGAGCGCCTGCTGGGGACCGTGTAAGAAGAAGCCGCCGCCAAGTCAAGCGTCCAGGGAGACGGTGCCGGCTGGATGGCTCTGACAGCTTAGCACCAAACCGGCCATTTTCTGCACTGGCGTGAGCACGAAATCGCAGTCGGTCGTGACCTCACCATCGATGACCTTAACCTTGCAGCGCCCGCAAACACCGGCGCGGCAGCCATAATCGAGCGAAACGCCGGCCGCAAGCGCCGCATCCAGCAGCGTCGCGCGCGACGATATCACGATCGCCGTCTCCGACCGGGCAAACCTGATTTCGCAGTCGATGGCATCTTGGCCTGGCGAAGCTGGTCTGCCGCCGAACGCTTCGACCTCTATCCGCGATGTGTCGACGCCAAGATGATGCAACATCTGCTGGACCGAGGTGGCCATCGCCGCCGGACCGCAGATATGCACCGTGCGCCGTGCGATATCCGGGACGATATCGCGAATGAACTTTTCTGAGAGCCGCCCCCGCGCGCCGCGCCAATTCTTGTCGGGCACCGTCACCGTCACATGTACTCCCAGCGCGGGAAAAGTACGCTGGAGCGTTTCAAGTTCGTCGCGGAAGATGATGTCGTCAGGCGTTTTCACCGAATAGATGAGATCGATGCGACCCTTCCAGTTCTGGCTTACGAGATAGCGTATTTTCGACATGAGCGGCGTGATGCCGACACCGCCCGCGATCAAAACGACCTCGTCAGCCTTTTCGTGGTCGAAGGTGAAACGTCCCAAAGGACCGGCAACCGAAAGGCGTGAACCGGCGGCCAGAAGATCATGCAATTGGCTCGACGCGGCGCCTTCCCGTTTTACAGTGATCTCACAGAAGCCAGTGTCAGACGGAGACGACGCAATCGTATAGCAGCGCTGCAAAACATCCGCGCCCTGGTCGAGCGTGATCGTCAGGAACTGACTTGGTAGAAAGCGAAACGGAATCGCTGCTTCGCTCGGATGCCGCAGCCGGAAGGTTTTGACCGTCGTGGTTTCGTTGCGCACCGCGTCGACGATGAGGTCGCCGGCCCAAAAATCCGAGATGGCGGGAATTCGCTCGCCTGCGCTATCGGCCGGCATGTCGAGGATTTCGACCCGATCGCCGACGTGCAAGATCTTGCCACCCTGATCGCCATGGGTTCGCGTATTGATCGCGACGCGGTAGAAATGGTTGAATCTTTCGCGCGTTGACCACGCGGGCAAAGTGCGGGCGCGCAATTCCGTGAAGCGGCGCACGAATGTGTCGTCGGATTCGCCGGTCAAGGGATCGCGGGGCGGCACGACGCAACGCTGACAAGGGTTGATACCCTCAAAAATCACATCGCCAATGCAAAATTTGACCGTCGTCCCCGGCGCGCCGAAGAGTCGGTCCTCCCAGAACGGCGGCACGCCATCGATTTCAATATTGGTTCGGAAGCGCCGCCGCACGTCGTCAATCTTCAAGCCGAACCAGCGGCCGATTTCCGCCAATGTCGCCACGCTGATGATCGTCGGTCCGGGCGACTCCGTATCATCCGGGAAGCCGATTTCGCAATTCTTCCGGAACACGACCGGGAAACCGAAATAAGCATGCAGCCAGTCTTCGAGTTTATCGACATCGCCGATAGAAAACCGCTCGCTGCCCAGGCCGCGCTCGTTCTCATGATCGAGCGTGACGGCTCGCGTCTCCATATCGATGTCGGAGCGCAGACGTTGGACCGCCGCATGTCGCTTGCCGTTGACGAATTTGCCGTTCGCCTCGAACAGCGCCCAGGTCCGGTCATGTTCCAGCGCGCCACTCGACAAAATACGCGCTTGCCGGAGCTCGACGGGATCGAGCGACTTGATCGGAAACGTCAGTATTCGAGAGAGGAACGGCTCGCGTTTCGACATCATCGATGATTGGTGGCCCCCTGCTAAACGACCACGATGCCTGGCCCCTGCGAACGGCCAGTTCTTATTTGCTTTGGGGGGCCAGAGGAGTTTTCCGGATCGTCTTGCGACTGTCATTCCTGAGTCCGAAACTTCGGGCTGCATTTGACGAGATGATTACGGGAACGCGCCCTTGCGACGGCGCGTTTAGACGCAAATCGTTCCGCGGTTTGCTGGCGCCGTTCAATAGAAATTAGCTATAGACGTACCCAACAATCAATTGGCAATTCGCCGCAAATGGCGCCAGTTTCCCCGAGCTATATCTGAAACGATATAGCTCCTTAATCAATCAGGGAGAGAAACATGGCGAAGATTATTTGCGTTCTCTATGACGATCCGGTTGACGGTTACCCAAAGACCTACGCCCGTGACACGATCCCGGTCATCAAATCCTATCCCGATGGCCAGACGACACCGACGCCTTCAGCGATCGACTTCAAACCGGGTGAATTGCTCGGCAGCGTGTCCGGCGCTCTCGGCCTGAAAAAATGGGCCAAGGACAACGGCCACGAATTGATCGTGACCTCTGACAAGGAAGGCGAGAATTCAACGCTCGACAAAGAGCTTCACGACGCAGATGTCGTGATCTCGCAGCCTTTCTGGCCGGCCTATATGACGGCCGAGCGCATCGCCAAGGCGAAGAACCTCAAGATCATCATCACGGCCGGCATCGGTTCGGACCATACCGACCTCGAAGCCGCCAACAAGCACAAGATCACTGTCGCCGAAGTCACCTATTGTAACAGCATCAGCGTCGCTGAGCATGTGGTGATGATGATCCTTGGTCTCGTGCGCAACTACATCCCGTCGCATGATTGGGTACGTAAAGGCGGCTGGAACATCGCCGATTGCGTCGAGCGTGCCTACGATCTCGAAGGCTTGAATGTCGGCACAGTTGCGGCCGGTCGCATCGGCACCGCCGTGTTGCGCCGGCTGAAGCCCTTTGACGTCAAACTGCACTACACCGACCGGCATCGTCTGCCGGCCGAGGTCGAAAAAGAGCTTGGCCTGACATTCCACGAAAACCGCGAAGATCTGTTCAAGGTCTGCGATGTCATCACGCTGAACACACCGCTGCATCCTGAAACCGAGCATATGATCAATGATCGCACGCTGGCGCTGATGAAGCGCGGCACCTACCTCGTGAACACCGCCCGCGGCAAACTCGCCGATCGTGATGCCATCGTGCGCGCGCTCGAAAGTGGCCAGCTCGCAGGTTATGCCGGCGACGTCTGGTATCCGCAGCCGGCGCCGAAGGATCATCCGTGGCGGACCATGCCGCATGAAGGCATGACCCCCCATACCTCCGGCACGACGCTTTCAGCGCAGGCCCGCTATGCCGCCGGCACGCGCGAAATCCTCGAGAACTTCTTCGCCGGCAAACCGATCCGCGACGAATATCTGATCGTCCAAGGCGGCCATCTCG
This Methylovirgula sp. DNA region includes the following protein-coding sequences:
- the rpsD gene encoding 30S ribosomal protein S4 — protein: MTKRAEAKYKIDRRMGQNIWGRPKSPVNRREYGPGQHGQRRKGKLSDFGTQLKAKQKLKGYYGNISERQFRKYYAEAIRMKGDSGDNMIGLLERRLDAVIYRAKFVPTVFAARQFVNHGHIKVNGKRVNIASYQVKIGDVIELKETSRQLTLVLEAISLAERDVPDYFEVDHGKFNAKMTRIPLPREVPYPVVMEPNLVIEFYSR
- a CDS encoding 2Fe-2S iron-sulfur cluster-binding protein; this encodes MMSKREPFLSRILTFPIKSLDPVELRQARILSSGALEHDRTWALFEANGKFVNGKRHAAVQRLRSDIDMETRAVTLDHENERGLGSERFSIGDVDKLEDWLHAYFGFPVVFRKNCEIGFPDDTESPGPTIISVATLAEIGRWFGLKIDDVRRRFRTNIEIDGVPPFWEDRLFGAPGTTVKFCIGDVIFEGINPCQRCVVPPRDPLTGESDDTFVRRFTELRARTLPAWSTRERFNHFYRVAINTRTHGDQGGKILHVGDRVEILDMPADSAGERIPAISDFWAGDLIVDAVRNETTTVKTFRLRHPSEAAIPFRFLPSQFLTITLDQGADVLQRCYTIASSPSDTGFCEITVKREGAASSQLHDLLAAGSRLSVAGPLGRFTFDHEKADEVVLIAGGVGITPLMSKIRYLVSQNWKGRIDLIYSVKTPDDIIFRDELETLQRTFPALGVHVTVTVPDKNWRGARGRLSEKFIRDIVPDIARRTVHICGPAAMATSVQQMLHHLGVDTSRIEVEAFGGRPASPGQDAIDCEIRFARSETAIVISSRATLLDAALAAGVSLDYGCRAGVCGRCKVKVIDGEVTTDCDFVLTPVQKMAGLVLSCQSHPAGTVSLDA
- a CDS encoding glycosyltransferase family 2 protein, with product MENLHGGSVVYSIVIPIYNEEAVIPLLLHRLDALLDRLDGASEVIIVDDGSKDTGPIVLANKSKNDPRYRFVRLSRNFGHQIAITAGLDVACGQAVIVMDGDLQDPPEVIDTMIARWREGYEIVYAKRRRRDGETAFKRWTAKLFYSLMDRLCSVDIPPEVGDFRLVDRTVLDAFRAMREQDRFVRGMFAWLGFRQAIVEFERPPRAAGATKYPIWKMVRLAVAGVVGFSDVPLLLAIWAGGIVSFAGLAYGLYVVAVTMAGAQLAPGWASTIVIVTLLCGMNMLLTGIVGLYIARIYSEVKARPLYVVAETFGFNSSDKPVQHLDEFGSTSIGRSRSPSSEFPPNRKSMHGTVPLPSAARARNGSIEEDNAPSVELRRPA
- a CDS encoding NAD-dependent formate dehydrogenase, which produces MAKIICVLYDDPVDGYPKTYARDTIPVIKSYPDGQTTPTPSAIDFKPGELLGSVSGALGLKKWAKDNGHELIVTSDKEGENSTLDKELHDADVVISQPFWPAYMTAERIAKAKNLKIIITAGIGSDHTDLEAANKHKITVAEVTYCNSISVAEHVVMMILGLVRNYIPSHDWVRKGGWNIADCVERAYDLEGLNVGTVAAGRIGTAVLRRLKPFDVKLHYTDRHRLPAEVEKELGLTFHENREDLFKVCDVITLNTPLHPETEHMINDRTLALMKRGTYLVNTARGKLADRDAIVRALESGQLAGYAGDVWYPQPAPKDHPWRTMPHEGMTPHTSGTTLSAQARYAAGTREILENFFAGKPIRDEYLIVQGGHLAGVGAHSYSVAK